The following proteins come from a genomic window of Montipora capricornis isolate CH-2021 chromosome 9, ASM3666992v2, whole genome shotgun sequence:
- the LOC138016243 gene encoding pancreatic lipase-related protein 2-like: MKKYHLLTILGFLLLMDHSSAFLRKSKICYKKYGCFSHNPPFSNTMMWLPQDPDTINTKFLLFTRSNKDYAQLVDDMDIGIVEMSNFNISKRTILICHGWTEDGPGHNNWCYRLKDALLEREDCNVIVIDWSGGSKSLYEQSSGNTRLVGAQAAELIKLIIEYNGGSRDLADEFYFIGFSLGAQIAGYTGKRLRESNMVLGRITGLDPAGNYFSYMDPDVRLDPTDAKHVDVVHTNEPFVGTPQTVGHIDFFPNGGSLQPGCLSNPLDVFNTIGCNHLRSAEYYIASVQNKCSWKAYPCKTNLRYLLGFCTTCDDECPSLGYAADQTNQKGTYFMTTNSHEPFCGIET; encoded by the exons ATGAAGAAATATCATTTGTTGACGATTTTAGGCTTCCTCCTTCTAATGGATCATTCAAGTG CTTTCCTACGCAAAAGCAAAATCTGCTATAAAAAGTACGGATGTTTCAGCCACAATCCTCCATTTTCAAATACGATGATGTGGCTTCCGCAAGATCCAGATACCATCAACACAAAATTTCTCCTGTTCACAAGATCAAACAAAGACTACGCCCAATTGGTGGACGATATGGACATAGGAATCGTGGAAATGtcaaattttaacatttccaaAAGAACCATTCTTATCTGCCATGGCTGGACAG AGGATGGACCTGGACATAACAATTGGTGCTATAGACTAAAAGATGCGCTTCTAGAGCGAGAAGATTGCAACGTTATAGTGATAGATTGGTCCGGTGGTTCTAAATCTCTCTATGAGCAGTCCTCAGGAAACACTCGATTAGTTGGGGCACAGGCTGCAGAACTGATAAAGCTCATAATTGAATACAACGGTGGTTCCAGAGATTTGGCTGATGAATTCTACTTTATTGGATTCAGTCTTGGGGCTCAAATTGCCGGATATACTGGGAAGCGTCTTCGGGAGAGTAACATGGTTCTTGGCCGTATTAcag GTTTAGATCCGGCtggcaattatttttcttacatGGATCCAGATGTTCGTTTAGACCCAACTGATGCCAAACATGTTGATGTCGTCCATACAAATGAACCATTCGTAGGAACTCCACAAACGGTTGGCCATATTGACTTTTTTCCAAACGGAGGATCTCTACAGCCAGGTTGTCTTTCTAACCCACTTG ACGTTTTCAACACCATTGGATGTAATCACCTTCGGTCTGCAGAATACTATATAGCATCGGTGCAGAACAAGTGTTCGTGGAAAGCGTATCCGTGCAAGACCAACCTGCGGTATCTTTTGGGATTTTGCACCACATGCGATGATGAATGTCCATCTTTGGGTTATGCTGCGGATCAAACCAACCAGAAAGGAACATACTTTATGACTACAAACTCTCACGAACCATTTTGCG GAATAGAAACTTAG